The Ostrinia nubilalis chromosome 24, ilOstNubi1.1, whole genome shotgun sequence DNA window taataataaaaacacagactgtacttttttaagttgcctcaagacactgagaggtaaataagtattaatgaatatcattcatgataattcatgctaaatcatgtatttcctccgccattttccgcagtttggcacctcacgtcacatcattttaccgaagtcagccctatagcttcggcgcagtgccgatcgctgacgtttgtcaacaaaatggtgcttgactcttgagacaggctaaattacaccatattgttaatgacattgagcatacatttttttaaataccttcgcgaagtaaaacttctgtacgtagtacttattattattctgtggtattattaACAGGACCATTGGGTTGAAGGTCCAATgacaaaacgggactattcccacctctcgttcccaccactgcaactcctgtgtagccaggatctacagcttgaccgccataaaaacccaaccaatgaaagtcaagtttgtcccgggggaaagttgaaactgtcattggacccgcaacgaaattaatcagaagaacataggaagagTTCGAAATTTcaaggtccaatgacagtttcacTTTTCCTAATGCTCTAAAGACTTGGCACTGGTTACTGGTGGCCTTATCCACTTGAGCATACTCAGGTAAATGAGCGGCTCGGCCAAATAAGCCACTCATTCGCCTGAGCTTGCTTATGtcgatatagatcgtttcatccacgaagacgcgccacACCGTCTGGCCGAGGTAAGCGCGAGGTGCGGGTAGTTTGATCTGAGCAATCCGAgagtcattattgtagtgtgcgtgtgcactcatgcatgatttagcgtgtaccgataacactcaaacattagcctTAGCGGAAgtatggtggggcgcgtcttcataGATGACACGATCTATACAAAGCTATAAACATCACTCACGGACACGAATTTCATACACTCATGCGTAACACTAATTATTACAATATAGCGATAGgcgattttctaaaaaaaattacgaTCGAAATATTCGATTAATTAGTTCGATAAATGTTCATTCGTCATTCGAATGATTTATTACCTTTCAAGATTTTCATCCATTCGAATGATTCATACGAATATTTTTGCGGCTAGCCGACTAATAACTTATTTTGTTATAATACATCTGAAAATTGTCTTATAAATTAATATGCATTTTCGAAATCGTTTTATTCTGAGAGGAAATCTGTGATATAAATACAGGAAAGACAATTTGCGCAGTTCCCTAATGCAAAGTATGGGGCCAACAATTTATTCGTCTGAGATCATTTCATACATAACCTATCACTTTCCATCTGTTAGGCAAATCAAACGTATTTTACATAACGTGGTACGCCTGTTAAAATTAGGTCAAGGCTAGCTTTTGTTAGGATATTACGGGCTTCTATTGCTCTAATTCGGAAGACGCGTTACGCTAATCTTCGAACGTTGTCCAAATAGAGATAAATATTATAGCACAAAATCCAAAAAGtatgaatcaaaataatatttttcaaggtTTTAGACATGCTAAAGTAATataaatgcaataaataaatgtgagaAACAATAGcagaatatttaacaaaaatggaTAAAATTCTTGACCTGCTTTTCAACCGATGATAAGTGATGGTCaggcatttatttattcaatagaTATTGAAGatgaaaattctttcaccagtaAACTAGTACAAATTCCTGAGTAACGTAACATAGTGACTTTTTGCAGCGATTCTAACGTGCGTTTTGAAAGTCGCGCGACTGAATCGCGATTGTATCGCTGCTTTtgtgcttcaaccacaccaacgcgtgcagatcgatCGATCAATCCCCattgacaggtcgcgtgaactgtcatgggtcgcgcgacctgtcattgccctttgatcgcgccggcgatggcgatctgtgggctgagtgtgtttaaaaaatgtatgaaaattttagtttttgaacgtttcccgctaggggcgctgtatccaatgacagtttaactttcccccgggacaaacttgaccttcattggttgggtttttgtggcggtcaagctgtagatcctggctacacaggagttgcagtggtgggaacgagaagtgggaatagtcccgtaggggcactgtacaatccgtcatacatttaatgtcattttttgacgcgctcactagtgagtgcgtttggtgaaaactcacactaggctcTCTGCacacgttggtgtggttgaagctttagtaaCGCGTGTGTGTAAAGGTGCATATTTTGCGATTCAATCGCGTTTTGTAAAAGTGccctaaaattaataaataagtctaCGCAGCCTACCATAATCAAAAGCTAGTCCCAAATACTCACTGGTGTCAGTCATCTTCCTAGGCATGCCGCGGCTACGGACGGGCACTGTAGGCGCCTGCGCCTTCTTCTGGTTGGCCTGGGCCTCGGTAGCCTTGGCTAAGAGCTCGCTGCGGAGAGCCACGGACTTGGGCTTCCGTTTCAGGGTGAAGTGTTTCACTGCGTTGGGTTGCTGGCCCACCTGGAATGTTGAGAGGGTAGTTGAAGACTTTAGTAATGTGTGGGATGTTTGGAGCACTTttaaaaaggttaaataaataaataatgtatttattgccttcgaaccgTTAGGTTGTTGATTAGGAATGAACCAAATTTCATTTGGCGCGCATTTTGTCGTGAAAATTGTTTTCTTGATCTTAATATTTTCAGTACTTTTTTCAGTTGTTGATGTTACGGCGCATACGAGTATTTCAAAAACTTGTCTTTCTTTTTTTACTCAAATTCACGTGCAAATCTTTGTGTCTGCATAAAATTATGTAGCAACAATAGTCAAGATTTAATTTCAGGATAAATTAAGAAACTATAAGTCCTAACTCAGTACctaaggtatgggagcggcatggaAGGGTGTTTTTGAAAAGTCAAACATCACCGAGACTTGGgacttgtatgctctgtcacatcACAATAGTAAATATTCCGatacctcaggcattgactTAGTCAAGGTCTAGATCTATAGCTGGGacatttaaaaacttaaatatcaATCAAACAAGCCAATTGCTGTCCACTGCCAGCTGAATATAATTGCATGGGCAGGCAATTGACAGTAATTTGTTTATTGAACTGATTCGTCTTCCTTTCTATCTACAGACGTTATTGAATTAGAAACACCCCTGTATGTTAAATACGGATGATGGGCAAATTAAATACTTCTTCTACCTcgttccctcactgatgaggatcacgactacagatagtgttcctccacagactgcggtcataagctgtgtggaccacATGATGAAATTAAATACAGATGAGGACAAGTCAAGCTGAACAGTTTGGCTTCTTATTAACATGTATTAagggcgattttgcaacaataatGTAGTCTGTATGAGGGTTTtggcgattgaaaaatccgccagatggcaatacgtagacgcgaggtccgaatgctgcatgattggtggattttgacatatctgtcaatgtcatgtcaaaaataaaccatcatgcagcatttggacctcgcgtctacgtattgccatctggcggatttttcaatcgcgaaaaccctcattgctaTCATATGtacgtcaaaataaaatatcaagatCCAACTTACTACAGAAACTAAAGCATTCTTATTCAAATATAGGCACTCAAGAGGTAGCAGTCCAAGGTCAGAGTGTTTGGCTAGCGCCCGTCTCAGCTCTCCGATCATATCGCTGAAGATGGGCCTGGTCTCGTCGAACTCTGCTATCTCGGTGTTGAGGGTGCCCGCTGAGGGAAACGTCTTGAGGACCTCGGCCAGCATCGCCACCCATAAGTCTGAGTCCACCGCTGCCACTTCGATAATCTCTTCGAGTTCATTTCGCCACtgtaataaaaaggttttttataaTCTAGTTCAATGCACATAACTAAATAGGGAATTATTTTTCCAGTCAGGTGTCTGGTTAATTTAAAAGGGACTGGACCAATTACCCTTAACCAGGCAGCAGTTAAATAGAGCCCACATCAATTTAAACTTTGTTGTGAAGATATGGTTGAAAATCATTGAAAATATAgtggcgagagtgaataggcacttactgggcagatatgtaccatcctagactgcatctcactaaacaccaggtgcgattgcggtcaaatacctgccttgtatagcataaaaaaaacattttttcctaAGCTTGGGGAAGGGTAACGTAACGGAAGTCAAACTACATTTATGAATATCTTATGAGACTGAACCATACCCTAAAATTACACATTTTGATAAGCCTTTTCTTGTAATAGGCTTGAAAATTCAAACAATTTACTAAGAAAGGTTAcagctaaaataaaattatagacattagtgagttaaattaaatacacaaCATTGAAGAAATGAAAGATTTATtgccaataaaatatttataatggacGTAATTTATTGCCCAAACTGAAGAATGTgatgaaaattatttcaaatcaaTTGGGCCAAGGAATGTGTTTGGTTTAGCAGAGTACAGAGACCTTGAGGTTAGCAGAAATGTAAACTAAGGTTTTTGAGGTTAGGTATCCCTATGTTAGCAGTTTAGCATTATAAAATAAGCTTAAATTTAAGTAATAAACGAGTTCTCAATagttttatttgtcaatcaacaataataattgaaattatgacGCCTGCTGAAAATAGGAGGGAAAATACAACGtcgataattaatttaataccaCGCAATAAATCTTTCTCAAATAACAACGGACAGTGAAACGCATTACAAATCATACATTACATATCTACAACTAAATAATTAAGCatcaacaataataaattttagaatTTTCTCTTGTGTAAATTACTACATGACAACAAATAAAACTATAGTCGATCGTATCTCTCTTTCTATCATAATATATTTTCGTACGCCAAGACAGAGATACAAAACACAATACAGTTACGCAAAACCATAGAACATCAAAGAGAAAAGTTACCTCTTCAACATTTCTGCGCGGGATATGAAAGAAACTTAgcaataatttcaatttcacTTGTGTTTGCAGGTCTGGAAAACAATCCTTGATATTCTTCAGAACTTCAGCGTTTAACTGTGTACAAATTGAGCCACTGGTCCACGAATCATTCGATGTACCGAGTTTATTGTGGAGCCACAAAGATGTGTCACTATCCCGCACGTTCGCCATCTTGTAACTGAGACAGTAGTGACGTATTCGCCATGTGCCTTCAGTTTGTTTGTTGTTGCTCAATAGCTCACACTAATGAGCGTAATTATTGAACTAGCTCACTTAATGAGTTAAGAATGACTAATGTAAAACTTTGTTCAGTTTGTTCTATTCTTTTCTGTCTGTATTGTAATATCTTTGATAccgaataaatattatttctttctttctgttcTTTCTTTGCAAAGTAACAGTTGTAAATTAGGCCTACACGCTCCAATCTTGATTCACTTCGATAAAGGATTCGATTTTCGTAGTGGTGATTAAAAAGTGCCACTTGTCCTctttgtaatattgtttaatgattattttttgtaattaataaaaaataatatttaggtttaaagaacatttatttctcattaaaaaccttacagtcacttacatgagaaattaacaaattttatgtaggtatgtgaTTCTTAAGTTGTCCAATAGccatttaaaaaagtaaaaaatgacattttagttttattttaacattttagaaaactttttttatatttcacaCAAAAGCGTTATAAGAAAGAGCTAGTTCATTAACCGCATCACTACAATTGTCTATGGTTAAATGAATGTCAAAAAATTATGCTCATGTCTCTCATAGCTGTCATTGCTGAAATGACCAATCAAATATGTCGGCGCAGCAGTGTGGATACCTGTGTACAAAGTCGCACTtagctttaaaattaaatgtccccCGGTTACATCGGTCTTCACCGGTGAAGCTACAGCTATCTTAGAAGCCATACTTTATGTGAAATCCCATTcgttaaataacgttttaatttTCTCGGATTCCCTTAGTTGCCTCCAATCAATTTTGGCTAACCCTTTCAAATGCAAAGTAAAATTTCCCACAGTTCTAAAAATAAGACAAGCCCTTTTCGATTGTCGACTGAAGGATATCAACATAGTATTGGCTTGGATTCCTAGTCACAGAGGAATCCCAGGTAATGAATCTGTCGACTCATGTGCTAAACATGCCATATCCTTTGGTTCACTAGAGCACTACTTTTTATTCTCACACGATGCTGCATCTCTCTCCCAAGCCCATCTCTATAAATCGTGGAGAACTCATTGGGATAACTCAAAAAGGTTGGCTGGCAAATATTATGCAGATATTCAGAAAGATATTCCCCCTAGACCTtggttttttaaatacaaacacCTTCCTAAAAGCTCGGTTTCAATTATTTGTCGGTTGCGAATTGGTCATGCGTGTACTCCGGTTCACCTCGCGAAGATGCATATAAAGGATAGTTCCTTGTGCGAATGTGGCTTAGACGAAGGCACAaccaatcatattttttttaattgtccaAACATAGGTTCCTCCTTATTAGATTTCCTCCCTGACAGCGTCCCtcgtcctactaatattaaatgtTTACTAAACTCCATGAATCCTCCGCTTataaaacaaatatcaaaatttaTCCAATCCCGAAAAATTCGCTTGTAGGtataatcaaaattatttttcctcTCCCAATCTCCCATCCTACCCTCCTCCTTCCAACTATTTTAATCCCTGTATTATGTATATATTTGTGTTGTCTCAATCTGTGAtgtcttttttgttttgttttaggtactcacacaaataatttcgcttattgttaaaaaattaaatattgtaaattttcttttttctttttaaaaaccctgtaactttgtcaaagctgtttacgtgacattggcgaaatcatggttctcaaaaccaagccgtcgccaaaataaaagaagaagaagaagaagaagaatgtttTATTTCGGAATTTAGATCATTGTTGATTGGTCAATAGAGTCATGTAATATTTGAACCATAGACAAAATCTGTGCGCGCCATATTTAAAATCGAATGATTTTGCTAAGATATTTTATTGACCACACAAGTGTAATTTATACTAGATTTGATTTATTTCAGGAAAATAATGTCCGTTGTTTCTGATTCATGCTCAACAGGCAATATTTACGAGGAAGTGTTGAATGACGAGACAACTTGCGATTTATCTTGTAAACAGCTAAAAGAAGTGCCCGACTTGGCGAATAACAAGTTATTGTGTGTGagtttattttgaaatcaaatgATAAATTTCTGTGTCCacagttatattattattatattattagaaGCGAGGCCCTATGATATTTTACTTAATCACTTAACATTTCTTTTACAGATTCTATATCTCCATAACAATCAAATAACATCGTTACCAGATGATTTCTTCCCATCATTACCAAGTCTAATGTGGCTCGATCTACGTGATAATGAACTAACAGATTTCCCAAAATCGGTCCAGAACCATCCTAGCCTTACACATTTGCTATTACAAAACAATCAACTAAATTCTTTGCCTAACGAATTAGGCACAACCAATTTAAAGGTTCTACAGTTAAATGGTAATCCTCTAGTCTACCCTCCGAAGGAAATCATCAAGGGTGGTGTTACAAAAATACTGGAATTCCTTCATCATAAATACATAGACAACATTTTTGCACAATCCCAATCCGATGTTTCTGATGCTGCCAGTACGGCCAACTACCCTGACGTTTTTAACCAAGAAGTAGTAAGTTACAATTCAGTAATCGATGGCGATAAgttgaaaaaatcaaaaacttTATCGATACAGTTTAGCGAGAGAGAATTGGAAGAATCTGGAGACGAATGCTACAGtaaaactaaagggaaatgccCGAAGCTGGCCAAAAGTCGCACGCTTATTCCGCCATACTATCAAAGTTCGAAGTATGTGGTCCCACAGGGCGCTGACAGCAGAGAAATACAAAATGTAAAGATAAAACAAAGTTACTTGAAAGATTTGGCTATAAAGAAGCACAAGGATTTGCTTGCTACCAGAGATAAGATATTGCAAGGGAGAAAGTACGTTTCCTTAATCTAagtccggctcgaaggaccattttTTGCTAAATTGGCGACGCATATAAGTTTTAATTTTTGAATTCgataaaaatgtttacttaATACTATCATTTTCAGGAACTTGGAACTGCTAAAGAACTGGCGTCGAAACTACCGATTTAAGCAGCAATTCGTCGACTCTTCCTACAAAATCGACTCTCAGAATATTCCTTACGATACAGCTCCGGAGTACATGAACCTCCTTACTAGGGAGGATATCGAGAAAGACCTCCCTGATAAGTACAAAAAGAGGTTGATAAGAAGGTGCAAGCCTACAGTTCCGAGAAAGAATAACAACGATGTGCATTTGGCTATGAAAATAAAGCAGTTGTTTGAGAATTTGGAGGCGATCGACTTGAACAGAGAAGGGATGACTCCTAGGACGGAGCAGAAGGTCTTGCTGAGCGAGATTCAAAAAGTAATTTTAGCATttcgtattttattatcattgggtgttatttttattcataatttttatactgCTTGAGTATGTCTTCTTTCAGATAACGGAAATAAAGCAAAAGTTATCGGAACTGTCGACTAACAATGGAAGATCGGTAGCAGAGGTCGATTAAAGATTGGGCACTTTTCTtcctcatttatttattaattaaatgttttaaaatatatttttcatactcaatcaatgtatttttaattagttgGATTAGATACTGATAATTTTAATAGGTTAATACTAGATAACAGCtgagttataaaataaaagtaatgtaACGTAACGAtaactttgttttattaaataaataaatattttcttaataaatatttcaaatcgCACGATAACGTATCAATTTAATCGAATATAATTTGTTGATTTACCGCGGGACGTTCGGCCCCACAACGTAGGGTAGAAGGGAGAGTTCCTtgacctgtaaaaataaaaggtaTCTCTTTGAAACGGTCTATTCCAAGTGGACTCCagtgccccgattacggtaatttttaacgtttcaaatttaaaaattaccgtaatcggggctcaggcttACTATACTtcggtgtcctttgatcacccatggttCACGCATGGGtaagatcacctaggtgatcaaagtggacttcttaTTCATGGATGATGAAAGGACACGGAAGTGTCGCCTggagttttattaatctaagccacTTTCATCACTTGGgtgatcaaatcaaatcaatcaaatcCAGGTGATATCAAAACGGAATAGACCATTGAAAcattaacataaaataatagGAAGAACCATTAGCTGTAGGTAGGTAACCAACAACCTCGGTGCTGAAAACACATAACTAACTTTATTGTGTTTTTACGATCCCAACGCATTTGCGATTCGATCAATTTCGTGCATAGCGTAACTGCGCCATTAGTAggcgcgcacaccgttgatttttagttggccgatagatgtgctcgattttaatttgtatgaagaatcggccaaattgaatcggcgtagtgtgcgcaacTCCCatatacatgcccatactgatcaactgcccgactaaaaaactatcggccgacgaaaaatcaacggtgtgcgcctactatTAAAGAATCAGTTTTACCTGCCAACCTAACGACGACATTATTTCGATTCCACTTACCTACTTCCAAAATGGCCGTCGATCCATCGCGATGGCCGACACAATGTTTCGAGCTCTACCAAGCATTAACATGGTTCGAGCAATTCGACATTATCACTGATCCTCGATTCTGTTTCACcaatctgtaaataattaaaaaatatatgataatCATTAGGCCGTAGCTTAGTAGGGGGACAATGCTCAAAAAGATTTGTTCATAGtttgagataaaaaaaatataaagatagGTATCTAAACTTTTCCGAACACACTACAGTTTGTGACATTCTGTGATACAGAGGGGATTCCCCGTACCATAGATTGCAATTTGCATCTGCAACCATGCTGCCCTACCTCAAATTCGATTCTAGCTACAGCCCTGACTGAAGAACAGGTCATCTATGCCTACCTCAAGAGCTCTCGGTGTCCTCTTCGCACAAATTATCGTGCAAATACAGCGGGTGGCAGGCCGCGGCTGTCCTCAGCGACACCCGGCACAGAGGGCAGATCCTCTTGATCCTCATTGCCTTCAGCAGGCATTGCGTACAGAACACGTGCCCGCAACGGGTTGAGGATACCGCCTCGTTGTTGAGGTTGTTGAAGCATATCGGACATCTGATTTTGAGGAATTTTCTAGGCTTCTTTTTTGTCTGCTAAAAGAACAGAGAAGATAGATCTCCTTATTGCTCTATTTAAATGgcacattaataaataattgaatttgaGTTTATACACCACACAAAACGGACGAAAGAAATAGAAACAAACAGCATAACTTAGGCAGCCTTGTTGCTATGAAGCGGTATCTATCAGACACTCGTGGAGAGTATTGGATTTATGAGAAATAGATAACATTCGATTTGGCGCTCTTTATAATTGAAATCAATCCGTGGTTCAGGCAGGAAAAGAATCATAACAAATACCTAAGTATTGAGGGTATATTTAGGTATACACAGCAAGTGGAACAATTAAGTACAATAGTCAGTtaagtctccactgcaagagcAAAACCCTCTCCAaccctacactccccacgccgCCGGTCAGACGGGTTGGGGTGCCTTTAATTTTACAATAGCAATACCAGTAATACGTACTTACTTTTGTAACtttagctttttttgttttcttcttCGCACcaacattattttctttcacGGCACCTGTCTCGGTCTTCATTCGAATTTGGTTCCAGACCCAAAGTGTTACGCTAACTGTACGACTACACAGTATCACAAATAATTTCACATGGAGTGTTGACTCAAATTGATTTACCCGCGGAGAAGAATTACAATTTCTCCGAGTCCATCTGTAACGTCTGACAGTGTCATTGTTATTTCAGAAGTGACAATTAATTGAT harbors:
- the LOC135083993 gene encoding uncharacterized protein LOC135083993, translating into MSVVSDSCSTGNIYEEVLNDETTCDLSCKQLKEVPDLANNKLLCILYLHNNQITSLPDDFFPSLPSLMWLDLRDNELTDFPKSVQNHPSLTHLLLQNNQLNSLPNELGTTNLKVLQLNGNPLVYPPKEIIKGGVTKILEFLHHKYIDNIFAQSQSDVSDAASTANYPDVFNQEVVSYNSVIDGDKLKKSKTLSIQFSERELEESGDECYSKTKGKCPKLAKSRTLIPPYYQSSKYVVPQGADSREIQNVKIKQSYLKDLAIKKHKDLLATRDKILQGRKNLELLKNWRRNYRFKQQFVDSSYKIDSQNIPYDTAPEYMNLLTREDIEKDLPDKYKKRLIRRCKPTVPRKNNNDVHLAMKIKQLFENLEAIDLNREGMTPRTEQKVLLSEIQKITEIKQKLSELSTNNGRSVAEVD